A part of Cottoperca gobio chromosome 4, fCotGob3.1, whole genome shotgun sequence genomic DNA contains:
- the hsd17b7 gene encoding 3-keto-steroid reductase/17-beta-hydroxysteroid dehydrogenase 7 isoform X2 gives MNKVVLVTGANSGIGLALCERLLQDTEGLQLCLACRNMQRAQAARSALLTSHPTANVALLQMDTSSISSVLTAAQEVKLRYNRLDCLYLNAGIMPNPQFDVNAFFKGLFSSRIVTMFATGEGILTQKDCVTPDGLQEIFMTNLFGHFLLLSKATYNRSKQS, from the exons ATGAATAAGGTGGTTTTGGTGACGGGAGCAAATAG TGGCATTGGCCTGGCGCTGTGTGAGCGTCTCCTGCAGGACACGGAGGGTCTCCAGCTGTGTCTGGCCTGCAGGAACATGCAGCGGGCTCAGGCTGCTCGCTCTGCCCTCCTCACCTCTCACCCCACAGCCAATGTGGCCTTGCTGCAGATGGACACCAGCAGCATCTCCTCCGTCCTCACTGCTGCACAGGAGGTCAAACTCAG GTACAACCGGCTGGACTGTCTTTACCTGAATGCAGGCATCATGCCTAACCCACAGTTTGatgtaaatgcatttttcaAAGGCCTCTTCTCCAG CCGTATTGTCACCATGTTTGCCACTGGTGAGGGGATTCTGACGCAGAAGGACTGTGTCACCCCTGATGGCCTGCAAGAAATTTTCATGACAAACCTCTTTGGTCACTTTCTACTA